GAGTCtaaaattgtttttgaaaattcataaattgaatattcacgGTGCATCGTTGCATTAAGGAATTTTACTGGGGTTGGAAAGCAATCTGATGGCCTTGGAACGGGCggagagaggaaaattcattttaaaatgaCGAGGGGATGGGAGAAGACAATGTTTCACTGACTTTTGAAAGAATCGTAAATGGAGTCGGAGTGTGTATTCTCGACTTCAATTTTCAGCTCTAAATTTTGCCCTCCATTCTCGGAAATAAGTTCTTGTAACGACTCTAGAACTTgagaatttcatcatttttccctAATTAAAGTATGATttaacaaattaaataaataaatgtttcaaatgatttttggtACATTAGTTCTTATGGAAAATGCACATctggcgatttttttaaagatatttttaaataaatattttccctaTAAATTCTGATATCGATGTCCGAATTCGAGCACTTTATCATAacgtaaaaatattaaataaattttccttcaaaagCAACGAATCCACGTCCATTAATTCTTGTTGAAAACAATTTGTTTTCCATTGGAACTAGAAAATTGTTGTACTCCccatcaaataatttaatctaCTTTTCTTCCCTCTTTGAACCAAATGAATTCTTATCCGTTTTATTGAATAACTCCAGTAAAATTGAATCGAGTCCATGCGTGTCTTCTCattcaatattaatatttcCTTAATTGAATTCCAAAgcgaaatttttcatcactgAGTTCTCTATTCGAACCCGTCATTCTTTTTTACTCTCCCATGAAGTTGAGGAAAATAGTTAACAAACATGAGAAATtacgaatgaataaaaaaaatcccggagAAATAAATGGAGGACGTGGAGGCAGGAGAGAACGTTGGAAAATGAGGGGCTGAGGGAATGGGTCGAGAGGGGGAGAATTGCGAGTGAAATATGAATAATGCATTTCTCCAGTGACGCTCAACCCAGTCTTCGGTATTTGAAAAGTCATTTTGCGGAATGTGAAGTGTCTTTGGAGAGCCCCTGGAGGCTGACTAACGAAAAACTTTTTCtccatcatttatttttcttgggatattaaaaaaaatcttaacttTTCTCCTCAGTATTTTTACTCAATTCTGGGAAACACAGAAGAATTCACTCCAAGAACTTCAGACGAGTTTAAGTGCTcggaaattaattcatttcttGAGAAGAATCTTTTATACAGTTATACGAGcgcataattaatttaaaaaatttctcattattaaacatatatttttcatcaaattatttaaGCCTCACCTTCACCTTAACGTCCTGAAACTTTAAATTTGGGGGACAATAATTCCTGAAGGACGTGATAATAAAATTTGACTCGTGTCCTGAAACACCTTTTCCATCGATACAATCACGAATAATCTTCCGGATTACAAGAGACTCAGCAGTTTGAAACCGCCTCGAATTTCCGACAAGATGAATCGCCAGTTCCGACGGCACACCGCCATCACCAACAGCCCCTAGCACACCAACATTACCCTCTAGTTCACCCCCTTGGCTGCACACACCATCGCATGCACCGAGTTACCGCACGTATTCCACTGTCGAGAAACGTAAGCTGAGGGCCCCCACCCCCAGGGGCTTTAACCACTTGCCTCCTAAGTAGGTCTGGTTCAAGGTCTTGATCCTACGGTCAAGCTGAAAAAGGTTAAAGCGAATCATCCGAAATAGTCCCTCAGCTTCACCCCTCATCCCCTATTTTCCAGTCCAAATGGAATGACAAATGATGAGTTAAATTCAACACTGATGTGCATCACAAGTGGATCACTATTTTTACTTATCGATGCACTCTACAATGCGAGTGAGTGGTTATTAGAGGCATATACATAGACATTGTGCATTGTGTACTAGTGTTTAATGAAGCGTGTGGTTAAATTAACCGTCTTTAGTTACCACAAACAGGGAGAATTCTCCCGTGGTTATGGAGATGTTACATTCACACCACTGCACGACAAAGCCCTCTTTGCGTTAAGTGAAGGGCAATTTTCAACTGAGTAAACAGACGAGAGATAGGTCGGATGCATCGGGAATTGTAGGAGGACAAAGGGATGTgtgaaaaaatcatgtaaacaaaaatatgattttctttatttcgAAAGGTGGGAATTTTGCAAATTCTATCCcggattttcacaatttttgtttcccAATCGAAGCTACGTTATTGATCATCTTTATGATCTTCTACTTTTTTATAGAAATCATATATAATGCTATGCAACgcaaaaatctgaaaatatttgtgtgcattatgcgattattttttccaacttcAACACAAAAaaagactaaaaaattgaaattttgtggaaaaattggatttgtttttgaaaaaattccgaCCAAGTTTCGGGGCGATCAGCGATGGCTCTAATTAACTTTTAAACTTAATAATCTCATCACccctgaattatttaaattaacacCAAACGATTtatcaaattcaaatttttttcaacttcacagttaattatttctaattatttttgaggaatgaaaaaagtgACGTTCTCTATTGATCATTTGTTTACTAAATAACCTATTCAGTATTAAAGCAAAAATATAGAGAGATAATGAAGCCACTGATTAAACTGCATAGTTAACAGAGCAatcaatcataatttttctccacaatttcaatcatgaaaattctctcaataGACATAAACAGGTATTGAATTGTGGTGttcattgaaaatcaattaGATCCGTGTATTTTCTTTCAGAGATGTGCATCAGTCCGCAGATGACATTGTTGACGAGATGATTGGATGTGGCCGGTGGCAGCTCTTGATAACTCTTCTTCTGAGTTTCTGTACCCTCAATCACATGCTGAACACTGGTACCGAAGCACTGATGCGCCCAGATGGTTGGTGGTGTAAAAAGCCACATTTTCTTCATGATTGGACTGATGTACAATGGATACTGTACAGCCACAGCATCGAATCAGTGAGTAATAATCTCCAGTATCTCATTATTTTCGATTGAATTCCCATTAAATGTACATTCTTCATACTAACACAGTGTGTTGGCGTGTGCAATCGTAAACTGTGGGATCAACAGTTTCTCGCTGATGGTTATTTTCAAGGTTGCAGTGTTTATGACATTGATTACACTGCGTTGATTAATTTGAGTTATGTTGAGAGGCCGAGCATCGATACTGTTAAAACTGTCGCTTGTCCTTATGGAATTTATTACAGCAATTTTGGTGGTCAGAATTTAGCTGAGAAGGTAATTGTCGAAATATATCGATTACAGCTAAAAAATTTTGCCATAATCATCAATTTAAAGGGCAATAGCTCGATGAATGAGTTAcagaaataaacaaatggattttacATTACGATGATTGAGGAACTTGCGAAACgaaatttttaccaaaaaaattcgCAAACGAATTCCTACCAAAACATTTCTTCCCAGGTAAATTTGCGTCGAATCAAAATACATCCGGATTGTTGAACCATTAATAATACACAAATTGCAGCACATCAACCAAATTGCAATGCACCCATcgactttttattatttcatttttgtttctgAATGATGCAGTCGAGGGTCGGAATACATTCCCCACttgaaattttcagtaaaTAGTCGAAATAATTGCTCTACATTCAAAGCGAACAATTATGTTCAACAAACTTGAAGTTATTATTGGAATTTATAACCATCTTCAATCAATTCACCATTACTCATGAAGAATCCAAATTCTATTTGGATTGGCTAATTATCATTCTATTAAACTCAAACCTCATGGATTATTGACAAATTACGTCTGATTGTTCCTGAATAATTCCGACAAAATTTCGCGAAGCAATGATCGCCGCCCACTCCTCATGACTTCCAATACTTCTTCTAGTTTAATCGAGGATGTGATAATGGAAGAGTAGTGTCACGCCTCTGGCAGTCGTCCAGCACATTTGGAAGAATAGTAGGTTACATTTTTATGGGCATCCTGAGTGACTGGATCGGTCGAAAAATCGTTCTCTTCATCTCCTGCGGAGTGGCTCCAATTACAGCGATTATGGTTGCAACCTCAACCCATTACGTAGTCTTCATCGTATCGAGTATCGTCAATGGCTTCTTCAACGGTGGTTTTTCGATTTGTCTGTTACTCATTCTCGAGATCAGCACGAATATCCGAAGATCTGAGTTGTTGGTGATGGGCTGCTGTTGTTTTGGTCTGGGAATAGGTAAAAAGTCCACCAAAAAGTCCCACAATTTGGTCTTCACCTCTGAATTCCCTAGGAATTCTCCCGATCTTCGTGAATTTCTTCAAGTCCCATGACCTCATGTTGGTGTCCACCAACGCCTTCTTCCTTCTCATGTTCCCATTCATCCGGATGATTCCCGAGTCTCCGGCTTATTTGTTCTGCACAGACAGACTGGACCAATTGAACAAGACAATCAGGAAGGCATCAAGAAGGAATGAACTTCCTGTCCCTCCGGGACAGCTCATCTACCAAAATAATAGGAACTTTCAGCTGCCAAAGAGAAGACCCCAGCTTTGGCACATCTTTCTAGAGCCAGAGATCGCTTGCGAGATCATCGGCATCAGCTACCTGAC
This genomic interval from Diachasmimorpha longicaudata isolate KC_UGA_2023 chromosome 4, iyDiaLong2, whole genome shotgun sequence contains the following:
- the LOC135161319 gene encoding organic cation/carnitine transporter 2-like; this translates as MKILSIDINRDVHQSADDIVDEMIGCGRWQLLITLLLSFCTLNHMLNTGTEALMRPDGWWCKKPHFLHDWTDVQWILYSHSIESCVGVCNRKLWDQQFLADGYFQGCSVYDIDYTALINLSYVERPSIDTVKTVACPYGIYYSNFGGQNLAEKFNRGCDNGRVVSRLWQSSSTFGRIVGYIFMGILSDWIGRKIVLFISCGVAPITAIMVATSTHYVVFIVSSIVNGFFNGGFSICLLLILEISTNIRRSELLVMGCCCFGLGIGILPIFVNFFKSHDLMLVSTNAFFLLMFPFIRMIPESPAYLFCTDRLDQLNKTIRKASRRNELPVPPGQLIYQNNRNFQLPKRRPQLWHIFLEPEIACEIIGISYLTALFALIFGSSYYSILAHVTKSQLANSLLAAATMGGMLSGQFCILLMGHKKILQIAIFLVLLSSFMLIIDLHNLKPSNTGPTTILLLVNVAVVSLSYGVLLNYNSRTVPTLLRGTLSGIWKSIWALFVWTGNYDYVKFPTIAISLIMTCVLAGLFSLNLKDLYHRELPDTIEDSIHFKIKSKPKRWMVEENREVIDAEGKNGGNNGEMRGTIGASLLWNFYSRPGNIARPIDLHRHTEGAGGSVLHTFWPKTTTRLPFFSRSY